The Carassius auratus strain Wakin unplaced genomic scaffold, ASM336829v1 scaf_tig00215545, whole genome shotgun sequence sequence CAGCCCACGGGGCTGTCGGCCGAACAACAACTCAAAAGGCGTGAACCCAGTGGACGCCTGAGGGACCTCTCGGATGCCAAATAACACATAGGGGAGCATCAGGTCCCAGTCACGCCCATCTTCCGCCACCACCCGTCGCAACATCTGTTTCAGTGTCTGGTTGAACCTTTCAACCAATCCATCCGTCTGGGGGTGGTACACCGAAGTGCGGAGCTGCTTCACCTTAAGGAGCTGGCAGAGCTCCGCCATGAGCTGAGACAtgaagggggttccctggtcagtcaaTATTTCCTGTGGTATTCCCACTCGGCTGAATAGCATGAATAACTCACGGGCAATGGCTTTGGAAGTGGCCTTCCTGAGGGGCACGGCTTCGGGGTACCGGGTTGCATAGTCCAGTATGACTAAGATGTGCTCATGACCCCGGGCGGATTTCGGCAGAGGCCCAACTAGGTCCATACCGATGCGGctaaagggcacctcaatgatgggtAGTGGCACAAGTGGGCTGGGTGGAGGCTGACGAGGGGAGGTGCGCTGGCAGGTTGGACAGCTCTGGCAAAATCGCTTCACTTCCGCCTCCAATCCTGGCCAGTGGAACCGGTCTCGAATCCGTTGTGTGGTGTTAACCACGCCCAGGTGTCCAGACATCGGGTGCGAGTGTGCTAGCTCGATTACCGTCTCAGTCTTGGTCCTTGGCACCACTAAGAGCAGTTTTTCCTCCCCCCGATGCTGGGCAACACAGTAAAGCAGGCCATTCTTGATTATGAAGTAAGGGGTGGGGTGCGGCGGGGGCTGGCGCACCTCCTCCTCTATTACACGAACCTGAGTCCAGCAATTCTTCAAGCGCTCGTCCTCCCGCTGCTCTCGGCCAAACGATCCCCCTGCTGTGATCTGTTGGAACAAGTTCATATACATATTAGTAGAATTAGCACACTCACCATCCCCGTCGCTGTCGGTGGCCAGAAGGGCTGGTCGGCGGCCTTCTGTACGTTCTGCTCGTTGTTTGTGGCGAGCCCGGGGGTTGGGTCCTTGTTGCATCGCGGTGGCCATTAGCTGATCGAAACCTGGCCAGTCTCTTCCCAGTAGCACCGGTACTGGGAGGTCTTTAACCACCCCCACCTCCAGTTGCCATGTCCCGGGGCTGGCTGAGATGGTAACACGCTGTGCGGGAACGTTGCGGGTGTCTCCATGCACACAGGTTATGGGTATCCTAGCTTTCCCACTCTGCCGGGGTCGCAGTACCCCAGGCTGGACCAAAGTGATCGAGCTGCCCGAGTCTAGGACAGCTCGTACGGTTCCCCCATCCAGGCAGACGGTTCGCTCAGGGGCACCTTGCGGGACTGCTCTATGGACGATACAACCAGCTTTCCACACGCGACCTCCCGGGGATGGCGGCTCGGTGGGCATGGGTTCATCGGTTTGTCCCGGCGCAGGTACCACTGGTCCATTAACTGGCCTTGAGGTGCCCTCCGCCTGTCGTCGGTCAAGCTTGGTCTTCCGTGGCGTTGTCGCCACTCTGTCTCCTGCCTCGGGGGCAAAGGATGCCTCTGCCAGCTCCACCGCTTCCATCAGTTCTGCCAGACTGGAGGGGTTGCGCATGTTCACGAGCCTCCGGTAGTGACGTGGCAGGGCCCGAAGCAAGCGATCAATTACCACCCTCTCAGCAACCTGGGCCACCGTTGGGCCGTCGTGTAAAAGCCAGAGGTGGGCAAGGCGAGTCAGTCGGGCAGCTTGAGCTCGGATGGTGAGGTGCTCGTCGTAGGTCCACTGCTGGAAGTGTCGGGCGGCACACATTGGGGACAGCCCAACCCTGGCCAAGATTTCTTTCTTCAGCGCGTCATAATCCTCATTTCGGGGTGGTGGGAGGGAGTAATATGCTCGCTGGGCTTCTCCTGTCAGGAAAGGAGCGAGCAACTGTGCCCACCGCTCTTTCTCCCATGCCTCTCTGGTCGCAATGACCTCGAAGGTGTGTAAATATGCCTCCACGTCATCCTGGTCATTGAGTTTCGTGAGGTGTTGATGGGCCTGCCATCGTGGCTCAGGGAGTGGGGTTCGCTGGGCCGTGGCACCACGCAGCTGCTCTACCACCTGTTCCGTCCTCTCTTGCCGGGCTGCCAGCTGCTCAGAGAATTGCTGCTGTCGGACCGTTATTTCTGTGAGTCTGCGAATAATCTCCTCCATTTCCAGCCCCAGAGGCACGCcgagccgagagagagagagagcgtggttCTACGGGGACACTTAACGCTAATTGTCGATCCGGGTTTGTGGGGAAGGAATCACTCTCTTagtgcccgcattctccaccagtgtggcggggaGAGTGATCACACGGACGACAGTACTGCAGTGAAGTCCCCAGAGGGGCGATTTATTGAGCAGTGGGTGAAAGTAGACTGTGCAGTGCTGGCGTGCTCTGGTGTAGGAGTCTTGGCTGTGCAGCCCAAAGTATCAGTAGGTGCGGCGTGACGTGCTGTTCCTCAGACACCTGAATCTGAAAGAGAGCCAGAACACAGTGTTAGTCTAGTTCTGGAGTCGAAGCTCAACTACCTCTCCTTTTCCTCTGCTTAAAAGCTGTTCTGCTGATGAGGTTCAGGTGTCTTTGATCACCATGCTCTCCCCAGTGATTGCAGTGTGAGCGCTGTTTCCTGGGCGACGCTAATCCCTCGTTAGCTGGCTCACcacataaggcataagcatctttcagtttggcaagatttgcactgaatactgaatgaaacagctttctctaatagagagaaaagcttttgagcagatttgggcttgatttcacttcatttgaacagatgcactatttcaacaatactggactcagaaagctgtaaactgacaatcttgatcattgaagtcctaacataagtttttgtgcatataacttctaacacattaaaaactttcttacagcattgcagaaaacattgtatttcataaggcataagcatctttcagtttggcaagatttgcactgaatactgaatgaaacagctttctctaatagagagacaagcttttgagcagatttgggcttgatttcacttcatttgaacagatgcactatttcaacattactggactcagaaagctgtaaactgacaatcttgatcattgaagtcctaacataagtttttgtgcatataacttctaacacattaaaaactgttttacagcattgcagaaaacattgtatttcataaggcacaagcatctttcagtttggcaagatttgcactgaatattgaatgaaacagctttctctattagagagacaagcttttgagcagatttgggctagatttcacttcattttgaacagaggcactatttcaacattactggactcagaaagctgtaaactgacaatcttgatcattgaagtcctaacataagtttttatgcatataacttctaacacattaaaaactgtcttacagcattgcagaaaacattgtatttcataaggcataagcatctttcagtttggcaagatttgcactgaatattgaatgaaacagctttctctattagagagacaagcttttgagcagatttgtgctagatttcacttaatttgaacagaggcactatttcaacattactggactcagaaagctgtaaactgacaatcttgatcattgaagtcctaacataagtttttgtgcatataacttctaacacattaaaactgtcttacagcattgcagaaaacattgtatttcataaggcacaagcatctttcagtttggcaagatttgcgctgaatattgaatgaaacagctttctctaatagagagaaaagcttttgagcagatttgggcttgatttcacttcatttgaacagatgcactatttcaacattactggactcagaaagctgtaaactgacaatcttgatcattgaagtcctaacataagtttttgtgcatataacttctaacacattaaaaactgtcttacagcattgcagaaaacattgtatttcataaggcacaagcatctttcagtttggcaagatttgcactgaatattgaatgaaacagctttctctattagagagacaagcttttgagcagatttgggctagatttcacttcatttgaacaaaggcactatttcaacattactggactcagaaagctgtaaactgacaatcttgatcattgaagtcctaacataagtttttgtgcaaataacttctaacacattaaaaactgtcttacagcattgcagaaaacattgtatttcataaggcataagcatctttcagtttggcaagatttgcactgaatattgaatgaaacagctttctctaatagagagaaaagcttttgagcagatttgggcttgatttcaattcatttgaacagatgcactatttcaacattactggactcagaaagctgtaaactgacaatcttgatcattgaagtcctaacataagtttttgtgcatataacttctaacacattaaaaactttcttacagcattgcagaaaacattgtatttcataaggcataagcatctttcagtttggcaagatttgcactgaatactgaatgaaacagctttctctattagagagacaagcttttgagcagatttgggctagatttcacttcatttgaacagaggcactatttcaacattactggactcagaaagctgtaaactgacaatcttgatcattgaagtcctaacataagttcctcttcgggaactcgagctgcgtcgagcgcttttggggaacgcctttggcaagaacaactctgaatatcgtgtgcaatcagtccaatggaagagcgtggcgtcacgggcggggtgacgcagcgaccaggaagctataaaggcacctgccacacagctgacttcagcttcgcgtctttcagcaagcgctctgtgtgtgcatgtctaaagtctgtcttgtgagtcttatttattgttgtctgtcccaatAAACAACATAATGCCTAAGAGCAAAGCAAAGACACGACAATTGGAGGGCGATTCCAGATTGCGCTATGGATtgtttgttcctccctgcccacgtACATCACGAGTGGGGATACAAACAGtctatgcgtggtttgcctgggatcgaagcacgctgagtcggctctcgagggagccGACTGCCCGGCCGTTGTgtacgcttcgatcccggagggctctcttcgaggagagagccttcgccagcgttcctcgcgatgCCGGTCCCGTTTTCGCCGAGGCGGAACGGCGCCGGCATTCGTTGGGTTCGCAGATCGATCtgttggagggaatggagacgggcacgtccttatctcctaccttacccatcagatctgcctgattccgggattcggaagcccgagcttcggttcttcccccccgagcatcgggcttgacgctccacctttctttctccgaggagattgatACGGAGGGCGTCGGCGAGCttttagttgcacaaacataaactTGCATAAGCATATACAATAAACAGTGTTATGCCTAACATTATATAAGCAGCTATTTAAGTCTCCgaggggattaatattgtttgtgtgactaattattcgcgcgctgtcgaggcaacgcgtgtattacatcattttcagttttgatgtgaattttcCATACCCGACCGTTTGTCTGGTTGTTTAAACTCCGTTTAAAAAAAGTAGGAGTTAGttctatcacttcaatgtgtactttgtcacaatctagaccgtttcacttgtctgattgtttaaaaattctaagaaatataatgactttgagaagtcagcacttcaatgtgtactttatcccaatctagaccgtgtttacttgtctgattgtttaaaatataatgactttgagaagtcagcacttcaatgtgtactttatctcaatctagaccgtgtttacttgtctgattgttgaatttcatttgattctgaggaatctaatgaccgttatctaacttcaagaagttcaatatatcacttcaatgtgaattgtatcacaatccagaccgtgtttacttgtctgattgtttgattgcattaaattctgaggaatataatgacagttattgaacatgtgaagttagatgtactggagggactgctgggcgGGAGCTGCCCCTCCATGTACAGACAGAGCAAAGCTCTGGGCCGACGACTTCTCAGCCTAATCCCAATCTAAGATGTCAGGCTGGGAGGTCCACGGCCAAGAAGTCATGACGCATTTCAGTCACGActacagagggcggcccctactggggtagagcggtgtccacctcattatacggtgcctgtctcacctcagtgccctcgggaggtgggtctgccaaccctgccagagtttcagggtgcagccgcttccagcgagcactgctctcagttatttccgctcgtgagcgtagcggagctgagacgctcgccgccccttcgggggcctcttacaccagaggtcagtctcgagggactgattcccttagtacatcagttagcagcgtgaaaactactgccaaatgtatctcaatgggtcctgcacacggtAGAAAGAGGCTATCGCATTCAGTTCGGCCATCCACCGCcgacattcaatggggttacatcgacagtagtcggcccccagcaggctctggtgatggaacaagaagtgaataccctaataaggaaggcggccatcgaggtggtccctcctctagacagggaatccgggttttacaaccggtatttcatagttccaaagaaggatggggggttgcgtccgatcttagacttacgtcatctaaacctctcagttatgtcactgaagttcaaaatgctcactgtcaaacaggatgtagctcaaatcagatccgaggactggtttgtcacaatagatctcaaagacgcatacttccacatatccatccttccacaacacaggaagtctctgaggttcgctttcaggggcaaagcctaccaatatcgagtacttccctttggccttgcactttcaccccgcacgttcacgtaatgtgtagatgcggctctggtatccctccgtatgcagggcatccgcattctaaattatatcgacgattggttgattctagctcaatcagagcagatggcggttcgacatcgaggtgtcgttctcgcccatatgggggagctgggtttgagactgaatgccaagaagagtgtactttctccactttagagaaccacctatctaggcgtagtatgggattcgaccacgatgcaggcacgtatgtctcctgctcggatcgagtcgatcctcacatcagtcaagagagtcaaagaaggccagtcactcactgtgaagcagtttcagagactgttagggctcatggcagctgcgtccaacgtgataccttttggtctcctgcacatgaggccccttcagtggtggctcaagaccaaggggttttccccgaggggaaatcctttccgaactattcaggtcacgcggcgatgccttcgtgccttagacatatggaagaaaccttggttcttgaatcagggcccggtgttgggagctcttggtcgccgtgtaacgctagcgacagacgcgtccctcaccggttggggtgcggtcatgagtggccaccctgcccgcggtctgtggagcggtcgccatctgacatggcataccagttgtctaaAGATGCTACCTGTGCATCGatcattgaaatatttcctcccagacctgagaggtcaccatgtgttggtgcgcaccgacaacacattggcgatctcttatatcagtcaccagagagatcggcatccgtgccccttgtacaagctggcacaccagatccttctgtggtcccaggacaaactcctctcgttcggagcagtgtatattcctgggagattgactgtgggagcagacatactgtcgagacaggggtCGAGACCCGGGGGCTTCACCCTAaggtgaagtagatatggagagtttttggacctctttgcgactcaagagatatcgcaatgtcccctctgtttctctctagttcatccagctcctttgggactggacgctatggtacagacctggccgaggcttcgtccgtacgcttttccccctatcgctctgctcccgggagttctggcgagagtacgccgggacggggtccgtctgttgttagtagccccgttctggccgagcccagtatggctcgcagatctaatctctcctcgacggctctccatgggtgattccgatcaggacagatctgctctctcaggcgtagggcaaaatattcaccctcgcccggagttgtggaagttgtctgtgtagcccctgagggggcacagctcatagtTTCCAGTCtcccaaccgaggttgttgagacccccacactccaatccagagctccctctacgaggaaactgtacgccctgaggttgaaacccttctcctcatggtgcagagaccgccagcttgaccctgctaactgcccagttggtacagttctggagtttctccaagctaggctctctgcggggttaactcactccaccttaaaggtgtacgtggcggtcatagctgcttaccacgtccctttcaatggtcagtcagtgggtagacacccccctagttacacgtttcctccacggtgcgctgaggctgagacctccagtacggtcccgtgttccccctgggacttggttgtggtgttagaggctctttgtaaagctccatttgagccgattcatgaatattactgtcaggccccctcggtggcccctacctacttagactttgcccctggtatggccaaagcatttttataccctcgagcgggttacattcctaaagttccctctgttacgccacaacccatagtactgcaggccttctgtcctcctccctttcgggagccagaccaggtgaagctaaactgtatgagtccagttcgaggactggacacatacgtccacagagctgctgtggagaaaacctgaccaattgcttgtttgctacggtcctcctaaaaagggttcccctgcctctaagcagacccttagtcgttggatagtcgaggctatcaacgagtcctatgagtcctctggtcttcccctttctttgggagccaaggctcactcttcacggagtatggctgcctctaaggcctttctagcagatgtgtccctcttggacatctgcaacgctgcggggtggtccacgccctctacattcgccagattttacaatcttgatatgcaagccgctcctggctcttctgtcctctcgccttagctgtgctcttcggatacacactaggcaggggtttggtagtctggcagcgttggcacatcgttccccaaaagcgctcgacgcagctcgagttcccgaagaggaacgtccctaggttacgtatgtaaccctagttcctcgagggaacgagacgctgcgtcgcagagccatactcccggcaccctgcctgcgcttgcttccctactcgaagctgaagtcagctgtgtggcaggtgcctttatagcttcctggtcgctgcgTCACCCCGCCAGTGAcgccacgctcttccattggactgattgcacacgatattcagagttgttcttgccaaaggcgttccccaaaagcgctcgacgcagcgtctcgttccctcgaggaactagggttacatacgtaacctagggacgtttttgagcatataacttctaacacattaaaaactgtcttacagcattgcagaaaacattttatttcataagacatgagcatgtttcagtttggcaagatttgcactgaatattgaatgaaacagctttctctaatagagagacaagctcttgagcagatttgggcttgatttcacttcatttcaacagaggcactatttcaacattactggactcagaaagctgtaaactgacaatcttgatcattgaagtcctaacatgagtttttgtgcaaataacttctaacacattaaaaactgtcttacagcattgcagaaaacattgtatttcataaggcataaacatctttcagtttggcaagatttgcactgaatactgaatgaaacagctttctctaatagagagaaaagcttttgagcagatttgggcttgatttcacttcatttgaacagaggcactatttcaacattactggactcagaaagctgtaaattgacaatcttgatcattgaagtcctaacattagtttttgagcatataacttctaacacattaaaaactgtcttacagcattgcagaaaacattttatttcataagacataagcatgtttcagtttggcaagatttgcactgaatattgaatgaaacagctttctctaatagagagacaagctcttgagcagatttgggcttgatttcacttcatttgaacggaggcactatttcaacattactggactcagaaagctgtaaactgacaatcttgatcattgaagtcctaacataagtttttgtgcaaataacttctaacacattaaaaactgtcttacagcattgcagaaaacattgtatttcataaggcagaaacatctttcagtttggcaagatttgcactgaatactgaatgaaacagcttcctctaatagagagaaaagcttttgagcagatttgggcttcatttcacttcatttgaacagaggcactatttcaacattactggactcagaaagctgtaaactgacaatcttgatcattgaagtcctaacattagtttttgagcatataacttctaacacattaaaaactgtcttacagcattgcagaaaacattttatttcataagacataagcatgtttcagtttggcaagatttgcactgaatattgaatgaaacagctttctctaatagagagacaagctcttgagcagatttgggcttgatttcacttcatttgaacagaggcactatttcaacattactggactcagaaagctgtaaactgacaatcttgatcattgaagtcctaacataagtttttgtgcaaataacttctaacacattaaaaactgtcttacagcattgcagaaaacattgtatttcataaggcataaacatctttcagtttggcaagatttgcactgaatactgaatgaaacagctttctctaatagagagaaaagcttttgagcagatttgggcttgatttcacttcatttgaacagaggcactatttcaacattactggactcagaaagctgtaaactgacaatcttgatcattgaagtccaaacattaaatttttgagcatataacttctaacacattaaaaactgtcttacagcattgcagaaaacattgtatttcataagacataagcatgtttcagtttggcaagatttgcactgaatattgaatgaaacagctttctctaatagagagacaagctcttgagcagatttgggcttgatttcaattcatttgaacggaggcactatttcaacattactggactcagaaagctgtaaactgacaatcttgatcattgaagtcctaacataagattttgtgcaaataacttctaacacattaaaaactgtcttacagcattgcagaaaacgtctcgggttacttgactgtaaccctgttccctgaaaaagcgggaacgagatgctgcgctcaatagcgctaatgagaacattctttgttcgaccggttgtgaagcatgtgtgtcaaacacgccaataattggctttaaataacctcggcaggtgacgtcactgataaagtgcacctgcaggttataaatagacgtgaaacGGAAACGTCCTCAGGTTACCCCTTTGTCTGAAGAGACGTCTGGACACGTCGACAGTGCGGCATTGaggcgcagcatctcgttcccgctttttcagggaacagggttacagtcaagtaacccgagacgttccctttcaaaagctacactcgatgctgcgctcaatagcgctaatgggaACGAGAATACCAACGCCGCCGCACTGTAAGTGTCTGGACCCCCAAGGTTGTGTAGTGTGTGCGCACATACATCGAAGAGGTCTCAGACATGACCCATGTGGATGTGGACTCAAGGGCATGCGAGCCCGGAGTACCatggacatccaaactatagaatctgacaaatgtgtgcggaAAGGGCCGACCTGccgcatcacacacttgctgcaAGGGCGCACCTCAAGCCATTGAAGATGCAACCCAACTGGTGAAATGGGCACTACCTCCTAGAGGCGAAGTGTGACCACGCGCCTCGTAGGCTAGGGCAATATCAaccctcacccaatgtgaaactgCTTGCCTGGTGGCAGCCGCACCCTTGACTGCGGCTCCCATGGCatatgaaaagctgctctgacttacGCCACTGGCTAGTGCGGTGGAAGTAAATCTGAAGAGCACAATTTGGACACAGTaagtgaagtctcttctgctccggTGTTGTAGATGGCGGAGGACAGGAGACTTTGGAAATTAGTAGGatggacatccaaactatagaatctgacaaatgtgtgcggaaaggaccaacctgccgcatcacacacttgctgcaAGGGCGCACCTCAAGCCATTGAAAATGCAACCCAATTGGTGAAATGGGCACTACCTCCTAGAGGCGAAGTGTGACCACGCGCCTCGTAGGCTAGGACAATAGCAaccctcacccaatgtgaaactgtttgcctGATGGCAGCCGCACCCCTGACTGCGGCCCCCACGGCatatgaaa is a genomic window containing:
- the LOC113094960 gene encoding uncharacterized protein LOC113094960 → MEEIIRRLTEITVRQQQFSEQLAARQERTEQVVEQLRGATAQRTPLPEPRWQAHQHLTKLNDQDDVEAYLHTFEVIATREAWEKERWAQLLAPFLTGEAQRAYYSLPPPRNEDYDALKKEILARVGLSPMCAARHFQQWTYDEHLTIRAQAARLTRLAHLWLLHDGPTVAQVAERVVIDRLLRALPRHYRRLVNMRNPSSLAELMEAVELAEASFAPEAGDRVATTPRKTKLDRRQAEGTSRPVNGPVVPAPGQTDEPMPTEPPSPGGRVWKAGCIVHRAVPQGAPERTVCLDGGTVRAVLDSGSSITLVQPGVLRPRQSGKARIPITCVHGDTRNVPAQRVTISASPGTWQLEVGVVKDLPVPVLLGRDWPGFDQLMATAMQQGPNPRARHKQRAERTEGRRPALLATDSDGDGECANSTNMYMNLFQQITAGGSFGREQREDERLKNCWTQVRVIEEEVRQPPPHPTPYFIIKNGLLYCVAQHRGEEKLLLVVPRTKTETVIELAHSHPMSGHLGVVNTTQRIRDRFHWPGLEAEVKRFCQSCPTCQRTSPRQPPPSPLVPLPIIEVPFSRIGMDLVGPLPKSARGHEHILVILDYATRYPEAVPLRKATSKAIARELFMLFSRVGIPQEILTDQGTPFMSQLMAELCQLLKVKQLRTSVYHPQTDGLVERFNQTLKQMLRRVVAEDGRDWDLMLPYVLFGIREVPQASTGFTPFELLFGRQPRGLLDVAREAWEQQPAPHRTVIEHVREMRERIERVMPLVREHLAESQRAQKRLYDRPAQPREFQPGDRVLVLVPTATSKFLASWQGPYTIIEKVGPVTYRVRQVGRRKEQQIYHINLLKRWVAPREQLAAFAQEETPVVAVGEQLSPMQKAEITTLVRQFKDVFNTLPGQTRIIQHEIRTPPGEIIRQRPYRIPEARRQAIEEEVARMHQLGIIEPSRSPWSSPIVMVPKKDGTLRFCNDFRRLNEISSFDGYPMPRVDELLVRLGGARYISTLDLTKGYWQVPLTPDSKEKTAFSTPGGHWHYRVLPFGLHGAPATFQRMMDIILRPHQSYAAAYLDDVVIHSVSWEEHLDRLRRVLTELRRAGLTANPKKCHLGLAEAQYLGYQIGRGLIRPQSRKIEAVQQAARPTNKTQVRAFLGLAGYYRCFIPNFSSIASPLTDLTKKGQPEKLKWTAAAEAAFQTLKEALSSSPVLHAPDFSCPFILQTDASDTGLGAVLSQEKGGEEHPVVYISRKLTPAETRYAAVEKEALAIKWAILELRYYLLGRTFTLITDHAPLQWMARAKDTNARITRWFLALQDFHFRVQHRAGAAHGNADGLSRMWSLWSGLSNNTSLPPPRSPLSLHRCSRSTRTALWGGSVVSQLTRD